The following coding sequences are from one Nicotiana tabacum cultivar K326 chromosome 1, ASM71507v2, whole genome shotgun sequence window:
- the LOC142164804 gene encoding protein FAR1-RELATED SEQUENCE 5-like: MFKIRSFSRQHTCCLMDETFIQRKRTAAVLGSMVVPKYCDPKTVYTPKDIQTDMLSEHGLNLSYMQAWRAKEKALQFLRGNPCDSYNKLPKYFYILEKNYPGSVVKLKKAADDCFLYAFVALCTSINGWQHCRPVVVVDGTFLKSAYRGIMLTASTMDAAGTIFPLAYAVVDSENDASWKWFFEQFKEAYGERPSMCVVSDRHESILKATSVVYPGLAHYSCMWHIWTNIRSKFKKGHLQLHELYFATARSYTMDEFNERMLKIEEVDLRVKSYLYDIGYHRWSRVHATVNRTFTMTSNIAESLNAVTKDARELPIFDLFEYMRTLLERWTKKKLSKAKGTFTYLGHKYNKELEDNSTLSQKLRVRASTDHIHTVLDGVKRYIVCLENKKCSCGQFKLDELPCAHALAALRHRNETYENYCSPYYTRKSLMLTYEMPVNPLPDEGKWEVPQHILDEVVKPPAGDKRQPGRPHKERYKTFDEIKSKKYKVSCGNCGGEVHNKRTCKNAPKKK, encoded by the exons ATGTTCAAGATAAGAAGTTTCAGCCGTCAACACACATGCTGCCTAATGGACGAAACATTCATACAGCGCAAACGTACTGCAGCAGTACTTGGTAGCATGGTCGTTCCAAAGTATTGTGATCCTAAGACTGTTTACACACCAAAGGACATACAAACTGACATGTTATCCGAACATGGACTGAACCTAAGCTACATGCAAGcatggagagcaaaggaaaaagCTTTACAGTTTTTGAGAGGGAATCCGTGTGACTCCTACAACaaattacccaaatatttttatattcttgagaagaattatcctggtTCTGTTGTTAAATTGAAGAAGGCAGCAGATGATTGCTTCTTATACGCATTTGTTGCTCTTTGTACATCAATAAATGGTTGGCAACATTGTAGGCCGGTAGTAGTGGTTGATGGGACATTCTTAAAGTCAGCCTACAGGGGGATTATGCTGACAGCAAGCACCATGGATGCAGCAG GTACTATTTTTCCCTTGGCATATGCTGTGGTTGATTCTGAAAACGACGCGTCTTGGAAgtggttctttgagcaattcaaggaGGCATATGGTGAAAGACCTTCAATGTGTGTTGTTTCAGATAGGCATGAGAGTATACTGAAGGCAACATCAGTTGTCTATCCGGGATTGGCACACTACTCTTGCATGTGGCATATATGGACAAATATAAGGTCAAAATTCAAGAAGGGACATCTACAATTACATGAATTGTACTTTGCTACAGCACGGTCATACACTAtggatgaatttaatgaaaggatgTTGAAGATTGAAGAGGTAGACCTGCGTGTAAAGTCTTACCTATATGATATTGGCTATCATAGATGGTCAAGAGTACATGCAACGGTAAATAGAACTTTTACTATGACGTCAAACATTGCCGAGTCATTGAATGCTGTAACAAAAGATGCAAGAGAGCTTCCAATATTTGATCTATTTGAGTATATGAGGACTCTTCTTGAACGTTGGACAAAAAAAAAGTTATCGAAGGCAAAGGGTACTTTCACATACCTTGGTCACAAATACAACAAAGAATTGGAAGACAACAGTACATTATCTCAGAAACTAAGG gtgagggcttcaacaGATCATATACATACTGTGTTAGATGGTGTGAAGCGGTACATTGTGTGTCTAGAAAACAAGAAATGTAGTTGTGGACaattcaaacttgatgaacttccaTGTGCGCATGCTTTGGCAGCATTAAGGCATAGGAATGAAACATACGAAAACTATTGCTCTCCGTATTACACAAGGAAGAGCCTTATGCTTACCTATGAAATGCCAGTAAATCCTCTTCCTGATGAAGGCAAATGGGAAGTGCCACAACATATTTTGGATGAGGTAGTAAAGCCACCGGCGGGAGATAAAAGGCAGCCAGGGAGACCTCACAAGGAAAGATATAAAACATTTGATGAAATAAAGTCAAAGAAATACAAGGTGTCATGTGGTAATTGTGGAGGTGAAGTGCATAACAAAAGAACTTGCAAGAATGCGCCGAAAAAGAAATGA